A region of Streptomyces paludis DNA encodes the following proteins:
- a CDS encoding FtsB family cell division protein — protein sequence MSGNRDRFSTATRLRIIGEQTAARVYRSQNRRQDRRSRLTGRAAFLALVVCTMVVALAYPMRQYVSQRNEIADQERLAREAKQRVEELRDEKARLRDDAYIQRLAREHLHYLMPGETGYTVIDPETAREKRDENRGSADRPWYSNVLDGVDTADRPKN from the coding sequence ATGAGCGGGAACCGGGACCGGTTCTCCACCGCGACCAGGCTGCGGATCATCGGTGAGCAGACGGCCGCCCGGGTCTACCGCTCGCAGAACCGCAGGCAGGACCGCCGCTCCCGGCTCACCGGGCGCGCGGCCTTCCTCGCCCTGGTGGTCTGCACGATGGTGGTGGCGCTCGCGTATCCGATGCGGCAGTACGTGTCGCAGCGGAACGAGATCGCCGACCAGGAACGGCTGGCCCGCGAGGCGAAGCAGCGGGTCGAGGAGCTGCGCGACGAGAAGGCGCGGCTCCGCGACGACGCCTACATCCAGCGGCTGGCGCGCGAGCACCTGCACTATCTGATGCCGGGGGAGACGGGATACACCGTGATCGACCCGGAGACGGCGCGGGAGAAGCGCGACGAGAACCGCGGGTCGGCGGACCGGCCCTGGTACTCGAACGTCCTGGACGGCGTGGACACCGCGGACCGCCCGAAGAACTAG
- a CDS encoding type II toxin-antitoxin system Phd/YefM family antitoxin, which translates to MNESTVTVREARAHLADHINRAEQGTPTVITRNGVPVAAVVPIADFYALEEAADVLLAREAEAVLAEDGPTVTMAELLADLFTERAEDAA; encoded by the coding sequence ATGAATGAGAGCACTGTGACCGTACGGGAAGCCCGCGCGCACCTTGCGGACCACATCAATCGGGCCGAGCAGGGCACGCCCACGGTGATCACCCGTAACGGCGTGCCGGTGGCCGCCGTGGTGCCGATCGCGGACTTCTACGCGCTGGAGGAAGCCGCCGATGTGCTGCTCGCGCGGGAGGCGGAAGCCGTTCTGGCCGAGGACGGGCCGACCGTGACGATGGCCGAGCTGCTGGCCGACCTGTTCACCGAGCGCGCGGAGGACGCCGCGTGA
- a CDS encoding DUF501 domain-containing protein → MDTPPPQTERTEPTEADVAAFKEQLGRPPRGLRAIAHRCPCGQPDVVETAPRLPDGTPFPTTYYLTCPRAASAIGTLEANGVMREMTERLATDPGLAAAYRAAHEDYLARRDAIEVLPGFPSAGGMPDRVKCLHVLVGHSLAAGPGVNPLGDEALAMLPEWWAKGPCVSPCAAVAAPDTEEGTA, encoded by the coding sequence ATGGACACGCCCCCTCCGCAGACCGAACGCACCGAGCCGACCGAGGCGGACGTCGCGGCCTTCAAGGAACAGCTCGGCCGCCCGCCGCGCGGACTGCGCGCCATCGCGCACCGCTGCCCGTGCGGACAGCCGGATGTCGTCGAGACCGCGCCCCGGCTCCCGGACGGCACACCCTTCCCGACCACGTACTACCTGACCTGCCCGCGCGCGGCCTCGGCCATCGGCACGCTGGAGGCGAACGGGGTCATGCGGGAGATGACGGAGCGGCTCGCGACCGATCCCGGGCTGGCCGCCGCGTACCGCGCGGCGCACGAGGACTATCTCGCCCGGCGCGACGCCATCGAGGTGCTGCCCGGCTTCCCCAGCGCCGGCGGGATGCCGGACCGGGTGAAGTGCCTGCACGTACTCGTCGGCCACTCGCTGGCGGCGGGCCCCGGGGTGAACCCGCTGGGGGACGAGGCGCTCGCGATGCTGCCCGAGTGGTGGGCGAAGGGCCCGTGCGTGAGCCCCTGCGCGGCGGTGGCCGCGCCGGACACCGAGGAGGGGACGGCATGA
- a CDS encoding transglycosylase family protein: MLRSSKAKHRRPSKAVRYATLAGITGAAVAAPLIGATSASAATASEWDQVAQCESGGNWSINTGNSFYGGLQFTSSTWAAYGGTAYAPRADLASKSQQIAVAEKVLAGQGKGAWPSCGVNLSRAAYNGGSGTQSQSQPKQQAAPKQQAAPQQQAAPKQQAAPRQPARTQEQPAASRSQSRATVTIKTGDGEYKVKSGDTLSRIAEAHKVKGGWKKVFDLNKDIVQDADVIYPGQRLHLS; encoded by the coding sequence CTGCTGCGTTCGAGCAAGGCCAAGCACCGTCGTCCGTCCAAGGCGGTCCGTTACGCCACACTCGCCGGAATCACCGGTGCCGCCGTCGCGGCCCCGCTGATCGGCGCCACCTCCGCCTCCGCCGCCACCGCGTCCGAGTGGGACCAGGTCGCCCAGTGCGAGTCGGGCGGCAACTGGTCCATCAACACCGGCAACAGCTTCTACGGCGGCCTTCAGTTCACCAGCTCCACCTGGGCCGCGTACGGCGGCACCGCCTACGCCCCCCGCGCCGACCTGGCGTCCAAGTCCCAGCAGATCGCGGTCGCCGAGAAGGTCCTGGCCGGCCAGGGCAAGGGCGCGTGGCCGAGCTGCGGCGTCAACCTGTCGCGCGCCGCGTACAACGGCGGCTCCGGCACGCAGTCGCAGTCCCAGCCGAAGCAGCAGGCCGCCCCGAAGCAGCAGGCGGCGCCCCAGCAGCAGGCCGCCCCGAAGCAGCAGGCCGCGCCCCGGCAGCCGGCCCGCACCCAGGAGCAGCCGGCCGCCTCGCGCAGCCAGAGCCGCGCCACCGTCACGATCAAGACCGGTGACGGCGAGTACAAGGTCAAGTCCGGCGACACGCTGTCCAGGATCGCCGAGGCCCACAAGGTCAAGGGCGGCTGGAAGAAGGTCTTCGACCTGAACAAGGACATCGTCCAGGACGCGGACGTGATCTACCCGGGCCAGCGGCTCCACCTGAGCTGA
- a CDS encoding Ppx/GppA phosphatase family protein, with translation MTRVAAIDCGTNSIRLLVADAAPETGELTELDRRMTIVRLGQGVDRTGRLAPEALERTFAACREYAAVIKEHGAERVRFVATSASRDAENRDDFVRGVLDILGVEPEVITGDQEAAFSFTGATKELPGADSRLVVDIGGGSTEFVVGDDRVRAARSVDIGCVRLTERHLVHDGVTADPPTPGQIAAIRADIEAALDLAEETVPLREARTLVGLAGSVTTVAAIVLGLDAYDSAAIHHSRIPYDRVAETTTRLLTATHTERAAIPVMHPGRVDVIGAGSLILLAIMERTGAREVVVSEHDILDGIAWSCVPDAQ, from the coding sequence ATGACGAGGGTCGCCGCCATCGACTGCGGTACGAACTCGATCCGCCTCCTGGTCGCGGACGCGGCCCCTGAGACGGGCGAACTGACCGAGCTGGACCGGCGGATGACGATCGTCCGGCTCGGCCAGGGCGTGGACCGGACGGGCCGGCTCGCCCCGGAGGCGCTGGAGCGCACCTTCGCCGCGTGCCGGGAGTACGCGGCCGTGATCAAGGAGCACGGCGCCGAGCGCGTCCGCTTCGTCGCGACCTCCGCCTCGCGCGACGCCGAGAACCGCGACGACTTCGTCCGGGGCGTGCTGGACATCCTGGGCGTGGAGCCCGAGGTGATCACCGGCGACCAGGAGGCGGCCTTCTCCTTCACCGGCGCCACCAAGGAACTGCCGGGCGCGGACAGCCGGCTGGTCGTGGACATCGGCGGCGGCTCGACCGAGTTCGTCGTCGGCGACGACCGGGTACGGGCGGCGCGGTCGGTGGACATCGGCTGCGTACGGCTGACGGAGCGCCATCTCGTCCACGACGGGGTGACCGCCGACCCGCCCACTCCCGGACAGATCGCCGCGATACGGGCCGACATCGAGGCGGCCCTCGACCTCGCCGAGGAGACCGTCCCGCTGCGCGAGGCCCGCACCCTGGTCGGCCTGGCCGGCTCGGTGACCACGGTCGCCGCGATCGTGCTGGGCCTGGACGCGTACGACTCGGCCGCGATCCACCACTCCCGTATCCCCTACGACCGGGTCGCGGAGACCACCACCCGCCTCCTCACCGCCACCCACACCGAACGCGCCGCCATCCCGGTCATGCACCCCGGCCGCGTGGACGTCATCGGCGCGGGCTCCCTCATCCTGCTCGCCATCATGGAACGGACGGGCGCGCGCGAGGTCGTGGTCAGCGAGCACGACATCCTGGACGGCATCGCGTGGAGCTGCGTGCCCGACGCCCAGTGA
- the eno gene encoding phosphopyruvate hydratase, with protein MLVPSIDVVVAREILDSRGNPTVEVEVGLDDGSTGRAAVPSGASTGAFEAVELRDGDASRYLGKGVEKAVLAVIEQLGPELVGYDATEQRLIDQAMIDLDATENKGSLGANAILGVSLAVAHAASEASDLPLFRYLGGPNAHLLPVPMMNILNGGSHADSNVDIQEFMIAPIGAESFSEALRWGAEVYHTLKKVLKQKGLSTGLGDEGGFAPNLESNRAALDLILEAIKEAGYVPGRDIALALDVAASEFYKDGSYEFEGKSRSAAEMTEYYAELVEAYPLVSIEDPLYEDDWAGWKVITDQLGSKVQIVGDDLFVTNPERLARGIEEGSANALLVKVNQIGSLTETLDAVELAQRNGFKCMMSHRSGETEDVTIADLAVAVNCGQIKTGAPARSDRVAKYNQLLRIEEILDDAAVYAGRSAFPRFRSA; from the coding sequence ATGCTCGTGCCGTCCATCGACGTCGTCGTAGCCCGGGAAATCCTCGACTCCCGAGGCAACCCCACGGTCGAGGTCGAGGTCGGCCTCGACGACGGCAGCACCGGTCGTGCTGCTGTCCCCTCCGGTGCCTCCACCGGTGCGTTCGAGGCCGTCGAACTCCGCGACGGAGACGCCAGCCGCTACCTGGGCAAGGGTGTCGAGAAGGCCGTCCTCGCCGTCATCGAGCAGCTCGGCCCGGAGCTGGTCGGGTACGACGCCACCGAGCAGCGCCTGATCGACCAGGCGATGATCGACCTGGACGCCACCGAGAACAAGGGCTCGCTCGGCGCGAACGCCATCCTCGGTGTCTCCCTGGCCGTCGCGCACGCCGCCTCCGAAGCCTCGGACCTCCCGCTCTTCCGCTACCTCGGCGGCCCGAACGCGCACCTGCTGCCCGTTCCGATGATGAACATCCTGAACGGCGGCTCGCACGCCGACTCCAACGTGGACATCCAGGAGTTCATGATCGCCCCGATCGGCGCGGAGTCCTTCTCCGAGGCGCTGCGCTGGGGTGCCGAGGTCTACCACACCCTCAAGAAGGTCCTGAAGCAGAAGGGCCTGTCCACCGGCCTCGGCGACGAGGGCGGCTTCGCGCCGAACCTGGAGTCGAACCGCGCCGCGCTCGACCTCATCCTCGAAGCCATCAAGGAGGCCGGTTACGTCCCCGGCCGCGACATCGCGCTCGCGCTCGACGTCGCCGCGTCCGAGTTCTACAAGGACGGCTCGTACGAGTTCGAGGGCAAGTCGCGCTCGGCCGCCGAGATGACCGAGTACTACGCCGAGCTGGTCGAGGCGTACCCGCTCGTCTCCATCGAGGACCCGCTGTACGAGGACGACTGGGCCGGCTGGAAGGTCATCACGGACCAGCTGGGCTCCAAGGTCCAGATCGTCGGCGACGACCTCTTCGTCACCAACCCGGAGCGCCTCGCGCGCGGCATCGAGGAGGGCTCGGCCAACGCCCTGCTCGTCAAGGTCAACCAGATCGGCTCGCTGACCGAGACCCTGGACGCCGTGGAGCTGGCGCAGCGCAACGGCTTCAAGTGCATGATGTCCCACCGTTCCGGCGAGACCGAGGACGTCACCATCGCGGACCTCGCCGTCGCCGTGAACTGCGGCCAGATCAAGACCGGCGCCCCGGCCCGCTCGGACCGCGTCGCCAAGTACAACCAGCTGCTGCGTATCGAGGAGATCCTCGACGACGCGGCGGTGTACGCGGGCCGCAGCGCGTTCCCGCGGTTCCGCTCCGCCTGA
- a CDS encoding type II toxin-antitoxin system RelE family toxin: MKYAFRFTAAAQRQLRAIDRPAAMRVLAALTALGDDPYREDADVKKLAGPSGLYRLRVGNYRVAYRVEDDALIVLVVKVGDRRDVHRRI; the protein is encoded by the coding sequence GTGAAGTACGCGTTCCGGTTCACCGCGGCGGCGCAGCGGCAGCTGCGGGCCATCGACCGGCCCGCGGCCATGCGCGTCCTGGCCGCGCTGACCGCGCTCGGCGACGATCCGTACCGCGAGGACGCCGACGTCAAGAAGCTCGCCGGGCCCTCGGGCCTCTACCGGCTGCGGGTCGGCAACTACCGGGTCGCCTACCGGGTCGAGGACGACGCGCTCATCGTCCTCGTCGTCAAGGTCGGTGACCGGCGCGACGTCCACCGCCGTATCTGA